agaaTAGAACATTACAAAATAGAGCGATTTCGACGGCTCTGTTTAAAACAATATTCTCTACAAGACAATGAACACCACTCATACAGTAAATTCACGAGGGTTGGCCAACAAGCGAAAATTCATAGATGAacgcatacatatacttatatagtaaATAACACCACACATAGGAGTgttcaacataacatttgttataatttaagGTGGGCCTCGAAAACTTCAAAAGTCAGAATAGTTATGAGATTTTCTTTTGTAGCAAAAGAATCAAGTGCGTAAATTTGTTTGGGTCCATAACATGAAAAAAGTCAATAGTTGAATAGATTAATATTGATATGAAAATAGCGAGCAAGCATCATTGTGTTTGTTTACATGCCAAATTTTACAAGGTTTTGGCCATCATTTCAATTAgcttataaaaaagtaatatcaaGAATATGTGCTAGAtcataaaattgtttcaaatacatatgtatattgcatatatatgaaaaaattaataatcggTAATCACTCAACATAAAGtttcaacattaaaattatacagtaaaaaaaaaacaaaatagttgagTCACCTTTTTTAACACGCATAGAACAGGTGAGTGTTGCAACAACCATATTGTCAAAATTTTCGTATTTAAGAGATATTTAAACATCATTACACGGGTGGGACGCAATATTGATCATCAAATATACCACTATGGTATTGGAGGTAGAGTGAGTTAAGGAAAAATAAGTTATGATGTCATATTAGAAAGTACCATGCATTTGGGGGACGAAAATGAAATACACTTTTAAAACTATGAATTAATTTCAAGTGCACTTTGTTAACTGTATAAgtaattcgaaaatattaaaattatttaaagtgtaTTGcgtttgaaatacatacatttgtgcatACATTCCTCAATTTCCTTAACTAGTAAATCCAGGCATAAAACAAAAGActctaacattttttatatgttttatagcTAAATAAAGTAGCCAAATGGAGGACTACAAATTTCTATTCAAAATTGTACTTGTTGGCAATGCGGGTGTGGGAAAAACTTGTTTGGTGCGCCGTTTCACACAAGGATTATTTCCACCTGGTCAAGGTGCCACCATTGGCGTTGATTTTATGATCAAAACAGTAGAAGTTGAGGGCGAAAAAATAAAGGtgcgcaaataaattatttaaaaaattagtaaataattaatattttcataatgttTATAATCCATAGCTTCAAATTTGGGATACTGCAGGTCAGGAACGTTTCCGTTCAATAACCCAAAGTTATTATCGATCAGCACATGCATTGATACTTGTATATGACATAAGTTGCCAACCGACATTCGACTGCTTGCCCGACTGGTTGCGTGAAATACAGGAATATGCTAATtcgaaagttttgaaaatactCGTTGGTAATAAAACCGATCGAGATGATCGGGAAATACCAACACAAATTGGTGAGGAATTTGCGAAACAACATGATATGTATTTTCTTGAAACATCAGCTAAAGAAGCCGAAAATGTTGAACGTCTATTTTATGAGATTGCAGCTGAACTAATCGATCAGGCGCGGAGTAAAGACGgctcaaatgcaaataaaactaCCGCAGATGCAATTGGACTTGGAAATTTTGGCACAAAAGCAACACAAAatagttgttgtagcggtttTAGCAGCAATACTGGTCAAACAAATAGCGAAAGCAGTAACAGTAGAAGCAACACTTAGGCAATAGTGGGTGAAACCAATATATACCATATTTGACGAACATAGCTTTTggaaatgtataaaattaaggTTTGATATGTACATGGATATGTAGTCACATCAGTATTTGTAGTTTGTAGTATTGGTCTgttgaatatttgtttttaagtgCAGCAGTCCATACGAAATGGTAAATCACGAAAATTGAAGTATACTTGCATTCCACTCTATTGCAATGTgactacaaaaacaattttattatgtgttttcgatcaAATCCATGTATACAATTTCAAGTTTTCAACATATCTTGAAATATATAGCATAACAATGGCGTGTCGCCTATTTTGGTTTCGACTAACTTTTATATAAGAAGATTGTATTGATAATGTGAGCCAAATGCTAAGCTAATCCGAAAAAAGGATAAATACATGTAAGTTCTTAGGCACACATATGTTTGtgcttatgtatttatataaatgaaaacaagtgGTTTGTCTGTTTGAAATGTTTGAGTTAGATACCTTTTTAAAGTTACAGTTTTAAT
This portion of the Zeugodacus cucurbitae isolate PBARC_wt_2022May chromosome 3, idZeuCucr1.2, whole genome shotgun sequence genome encodes:
- the Rab30_1 gene encoding ras-related protein Rab-30 isoform X2, which produces MEDYKFLFKIVLVGNAGVGKTCLVRRFTQGLFPPGQGATIGVDFMIKTVEVEGEKIKLQIWDTAGQERFRSITQSYYRSAHALILVYDISCQPTFDCLPDWLREIQEYANSKVLKILVGNKTDRDDREIPTQIAELIDQARSKDGSNANKTTADAIGLGNFGTKATQNSCCSGFSSNTGQTNSESSNSRSNT
- the Rab30_1 gene encoding ras-related protein Rab-30 isoform X1 → MEDYKFLFKIVLVGNAGVGKTCLVRRFTQGLFPPGQGATIGVDFMIKTVEVEGEKIKLQIWDTAGQERFRSITQSYYRSAHALILVYDISCQPTFDCLPDWLREIQEYANSKVLKILVGNKTDRDDREIPTQIGEEFAKQHDMYFLETSAKEAENVERLFYEIAAELIDQARSKDGSNANKTTADAIGLGNFGTKATQNSCCSGFSSNTGQTNSESSNSRSNT